A genomic stretch from Gemmatimonadaceae bacterium includes:
- a CDS encoding alpha/beta hydrolase, protein MKLTRTVGFVLVASLLGETVLAQHGDTLAMSVHGHRMRLVVSRGNGPTVVLEAGAGSTHRTWDRLRQQLDPAIRVVAYDRPGFGDSEICMATRDALTIARELRAALAAARLAPPYLLVGWSAGGIYMRVFASEFPAEVVGLVLLDPTPENFYRKAESAFPEVFRRLDAIDSANIRSGPRAELAEEAAWEDALAQARQSDAKLSAPIVLLSALRPDLEVLADIWHAEQRTWTARQQNAVFRVVAQSGHAIHRDRPDTVARVIHDAIAGLPKARMP, encoded by the coding sequence ATGAAGCTCACGCGCACTGTGGGGTTCGTGCTGGTCGCCTCACTCCTCGGGGAAACCGTCCTTGCACAGCACGGCGATACACTGGCGATGTCGGTGCACGGTCATCGAATGCGCCTCGTTGTTTCGCGTGGTAACGGACCGACGGTCGTACTCGAGGCAGGGGCGGGATCTACCCACCGGACGTGGGACCGCCTCCGACAACAGCTCGATCCCGCGATTCGCGTCGTAGCCTACGATCGTCCGGGATTTGGCGACTCCGAGATATGTATGGCGACTCGGGATGCGCTGACCATCGCGCGGGAGCTTCGAGCCGCGCTTGCCGCCGCGCGCCTCGCGCCGCCGTATTTGCTCGTCGGCTGGTCCGCCGGCGGCATCTACATGCGAGTCTTCGCGAGTGAGTTCCCGGCGGAGGTCGTGGGCCTCGTTCTGCTCGATCCGACCCCGGAGAACTTCTATCGGAAGGCCGAAAGTGCCTTCCCTGAGGTGTTTCGGCGCCTCGATGCGATCGACAGCGCCAACATCCGTTCGGGTCCTCGTGCCGAGCTGGCTGAAGAGGCGGCGTGGGAAGACGCTCTGGCACAGGCGCGGCAGTCGGACGCCAAACTGAGCGCGCCCATTGTCTTGCTCTCGGCGCTACGCCCGGATTTGGAGGTCCTCGCAGATATCTGGCACGCCGAGCAGCGCACGTGGACGGCCCGACAGCAGAACGCAGTGTTTCGTGTTGTCGCACAGTCCGGACATGCCATTCATCGCGATCGACCCGATACGGTGGCTCGCGTCATTCACGATGCAATCGCCGGACTACCAAAGGCGCGGATGCCATAG